Sequence from the Alkalispirochaeta americana genome:
CCCGGCGTGGGAGGAACCATGGTGTGGGTGGCATAGAGCCCCGTGGCCAGGGCCACGGCCATAACGGCCATGGACTGCCCCGTCTCCTTGGCCAAAGCCTTGTTCAGGGGCGAAAGAATGACGTAACCCGAGTCGCAGAATACGGGAATTGAGACTACATAGCCCGCCATGCTCATGGCCAGGGGGGATCGTTTCTTCCCCACCACCTTGAGAATCGCGTTGGTCATGGAATAGGCCGCCCCGGTTTTTTCCAGGACCGTACCCATGATGGTTCCTGCGATAATGACAATACCGATGTACCCCAGGGTTCCCCCAAAGCCCCCGCGAATGTGGTTAATGATCTCCAGAGGCGGGAGTCCGATAGCCATACCGTAGGCGTAGGCCACGATGAGAAGCGCCAGAAAGGCGTTCAACTTCACCCTGGCCGTGAGCACAATCAAGAGCGCCACGGCAAGAACAAGAAAGAAAAGAGCCAGACCACCTGATACCATACATGATCCTCCTGTGCAGTGTTGAATAAGCCTCCAGTCTGAGGCCCCCCGGGGGATCAGACAATGTGTCAGGTTGAACAGTTGATCCCCCGAAAATTGTGCACCGGTTACAACGGTATCAACCGGTGCGGATCAGAGCACTCCCTGATAGAGGAGCTCCAGGAGACGTCTGTCTTGGGGTGAACGCAGGGGGGCGAAGCCGGAATGCTCCTGGAAACGCTCCAGACGGTGCATCACGGTATTGCGGTGGACATCGAGGCGAGCCGCTGCCTCCTTTATATTCATGTTGGCCGCGAGCAGTGCATCGAAGGTCTCGCGGAACGCTGCCAGGCTATCGGCTCCGCAGAACTCCCTCAGGGGGGCGGTGATTCCCCGAAGCTCCTCGGGGGGGAGCAGCGAGAAGAGGTACTCCCGGGCGTGGTCTGCGAAGAACCGGTACCGTTCACGGCCGGCCAGGCCCGCCCCCGAGACCCACAGGGCGTGGTGGAAGCTGCGCCGGTAGGCGACAAGGCTGGTCTGGACCGTCCCCGCAGCGTACCAGGCCGGCAGCGGCGCACCCCATCGCCGGTGAGCCTCGTCGAGCCCGGCCAGATAATCTGTCACGGACCGCTTTCCTCCTCCGGTACGGCAGGAATCACGGGAGACCGCCCGAAAGATCACGGGGCTCCCCCGGGAGGCAAAGAGAGTCATGTCCTGATCGGTGTGGAGTTCGTTGGAGCGCACGATTTTCCGGAAATCGCGCTCCGAAATACCCTCGGCACCGGGCAGGACCAGAGCGATCCGAAAGAGGTCACTCCTGTACCCCAGGTGGCGGGCCAGAACATCCAGGTCTTCGGGAGCGACCCCGTCATCGTAGAGGAGCATCGTCACCAGAAGTCGTTTCCGGTCCTGGCGCCGGGCGAGCTGCTCCTTGAGTTCCTCGTACTCCACCATCGTTTCCAGGGCCGTTTTCACGGAATAGGCAACCACCCGCACCTGGTCGGGATCTCCCGTGAGCCCCACCACGCCGATCACCTCCCGATGATACATCACCGGCAGATTGACCCCGGGAAGAACGCCGCCGGGCCGGGGATCGTCCTCGCGGACTACCAGCTCGCGCAGATCTCCCGCGACGATCCGGTGCGCGATGTCGTGGTAGGAGCCTTTCCGGTAGGAATCACGGCAGGCGATGATCACCCCTTCGGGATCCATGATGTTCACGTTGTAGGGGATGGAGGCGCAGAGGCGATCGACAAAGCGCTGGGCGATCTCTTCTTTCAGCATGACAGGTTTGAGCATGACGGATTCACACTGTATCACAGTTTCCACGGAATTCCGCCATCCCCGGCCAGCTCGCCTTCGGGCGCCCCGCGGGCGCATTCAGCTTGACAGCCATCAGATTCCATACTAGAATGCAACCGGTTGCAAACAGGAATGAACATGGAAAGAAAACGACTCCGTTCAATTGGAGAACTCGCAAAGCTGGCGGGCGTATCGAAATCAACGGTCTCACGCGTTCTCAATAACAGCCCCTTGATTGGCGAAGAGACCTCAGCACGGATACGGGAGATCGCCCGGCAGTATGACTTCAAGCTCAACATTCCTGCCCAGCGTTTGAGTTTAGGGTCGAGTCGCACGATCGCCTTTGTGATGTATCCCCATCAACACACGTGCTTTTCCGTTTGCGACCTCTTCAGCATGGAACTTATGGGAGGATTATCGCGAGGGCTCTTCGAGTATCAATACGATATGCTCCTGGTCCAAGTTGATCCCGACCAATCCCGGTGGGCAACACATTATCTGGATACAGGAAAGGTCGATGGGTTTGTTGTGTCCACTTCGTTACATAAACAACGACATGCCGAAGAGTTATTGGGCATCGGCGCACCTTTTGTTGCGTGGGGACGAAGCGGGGGCCGATACTGCTCCGTGTGTGGGGATGATCATCGGGGTGGCTATATAGCAACCAGCCACTTGATATCGATCGGCCGGAAGAGGATCGGCTTTATCGGCGGACCCCCGGAAGAAATCGAGGTGAAGGATCGTTACCAGGGATATATCGACGCACTGAACGAGGCCGGGCTTGAACCGGATCCCTCTCTGGTATGGTACGGAGATTTCTCCGATGCCTCGGGAGCAACAGGAATGGATCACATCCTTCGGCAAAACAGGTCTGTGGATGCGGTGTTTGTAAATAGTGATCTTATGGCGCTCTCAACAATCGCCTATCTCAGAAAACACGGAGTCACCGTTCCCCAGGACGTTGCGGTAGTGGGGTACGACGATCTCTCGGTGGCATCACGAAGTAATCCTGCCCTGACAACGGTCAGTCAGAATATGTCCCTGGCGGGGAAGATTCTCGCGCGGGATCTTATCACCTTCCTGCATGACAGGGTTGTCACAGAATCGGTAGTGCCCGTGGAGCTGGTTATACGAGAATCAGCATAATTTTTTTGCCCCGAAATGCAACCGGTTGCATTTGATGACCAGTTGATTTCAGAAGGAGATGAGGAATGAGAATATCCAGCTTGTGGTTTATGGATGGTGTGGACGACATCGCCTATGCCCGGTGGTGCCCTGCCGATTACCGTGCCGACGCAGCACGGCGTGCACTGCGGCGCATCCGGCGAAAAATGCTCGGGGAAGCGGTGGTTCGCCTTGTGTTCCGGTTTTTTCGGGGTCTCCGTGGTAGCCCTGTCGATGGACTCGCCTCGGGCTCCACGAGTTTCCAAAAACCATCCGGGGAGTCCCTGGTATGTGCTCGAGATGGTGCTGCCGAGTCGTTCCCCGTCTCACTTGGGGACATACGGGGGGTGTACGATCCGGATGGAACGGTCCGTGACGGGATAACCCTTCCCCGACATGTTGCTCCTTCGATATGGGAACGCTTCTATTTTGGAGAGATCCAGCTCGAACCGGTTCCACAGGTTTGGCCTGTCGGAACGGTGTACTACATCAGGAATGATCCGTCTACGCTCCTTGCAATCATGGCACTTCGCGCGAGAGGCGTGCCGACGATCCTCGTTCGGCCCTTACTCACGGAAAAGGGAAAATTGACCGGTACTCCTGCCTCAATGGCGGAGTGCAACTGGCATCGGCGGGTGAAAACCGGGCAATGCCTCAAACGCAAGGGGAATATCATCCCCACCTGTTGATGCTGGGTGATCCGGGAGAGAAGGCGTTCCCGGTTGCACGCTCATAAAAGCACAAAAAGAGTGGCCGGGGCGGTCACAGGATGCAGCCAGCGACGGTACCTGCGACAGCAACGGCCGGTGGTGCCGGGACAACACCCCGGGCAGGGAGAGGGAACACCAGGGGGCCTCCCTTAACACCCTGCCCGAAGGATCCACCAGAGCCACCGGCGACCAGCAAGCGCCGGCGTCCTCCCCTAGAGCCGGCGAATAATTATGTTGCGACCATCCTGTGTCAGGGCAAGAAATCGACCGTCACGCGGTGACCATACCGGGGCGCCAAACCGTCCATTAATGAGCCGTCCATCCACCATCAGGGTCACGGGAGTATGCATTGACCTGTTTGTGCTGTAGTAGTCCCTGATATCGGCATCGGGGTCATCCGAAACAAGAGCCGCAAATCTTGTTCCATCATTTGATACTGTAAGCGCGAAGAGGTGATGAAACTCCTCGCTTACCTGTTCGTTTTCGCGAAAGACGGTCCAGCGCCAGTCGCGATGTGCGTGAATTCGTCGTCTGATCCAGTAAGCTGGGCCTTCGGGCGGAAACACGGAATACCTTTCAAAATTATCCATTTCTCCGACAGTATCAAAAGCCTTGTCGTTATGGATAATGCGCCGCACGTTGCCTGAATCGTCAGTGGAAATATCCAAACCGATCTGGGGCAAGCCGGTAACCGGGTTGAAAGAAATGTGTATAAGCCTGGAAAAGTCCGAGCCTGCGGGCTCGTAAGGATTCCCGTTTTTAAGGACAACCCCCTGGCCATCTGCACGCCTGTACGTGATATAGATATCGCCTGTAGGGGAAGCATCGGCCCTTACAGAGGACAGGGTATCGTGCAGCTCGCGGAGGGGCATTGAAAAGACCACGTTGTTGTTCTGGTCAATCAGAGTGCGGTTATCATTGGATTCAATAATGTTAAGGTAGGCACGATTGTTGGCGATTATTAGGCCCCTCCCAACCAGCCGGCCTTCACGTTCGAGCAGGGTATTGTTGGAGACTGTGTACAGGTAGGAAAAGCGCCTGTCACCATCCTGGCCGGAGAAAGCCAGTCTGCCACTGTCGGAGTAAACCCGACCGATGTTTCTGATGTTCCGCGGCAGGTTAACCCGGCGGGTACCAACAACCACTTCCTGGCCGCTGGAGGTGCTCCCTACAAAGTATGGAGTGTTGGTGTTATCAACAAAACCGGTGACATACGGAAGAACCGAGGTGTAAGGTCCGCCGACACGCTCGTGATTAATATAAACATGGCGCTCATTCGTTCGTTCAGGAGCACCGACGTACATCAACTTTGAACCATCGGCCGAATACTCAAGGTTCCATATCCCGGCGTATTCCTGTTTTATGAGCCGGTGGTTTTCGCGAAGATGCCAGTTGTTGCGGTCGAACTGAACTACAAAGGCTACTTTGCCGGGTGCTTCGGCAACAAGTGGTGTCTGGGAATAGCTCCAGTAAGAGGTTTGTGGCCGACTGTTGGCATACAGCCGGTAGTGCTGTCCCTCTACTGCGGAAAAAGTCAGCCCCTGGCCGCCCGGGCTGATCCA
This genomic interval carries:
- a CDS encoding CdaR family transcriptional regulator, which translates into the protein METVIQCESVMLKPVMLKEEIAQRFVDRLCASIPYNVNIMDPEGVIIACRDSYRKGSYHDIAHRIVAGDLRELVVREDDPRPGGVLPGVNLPVMYHREVIGVVGLTGDPDQVRVVAYSVKTALETMVEYEELKEQLARRQDRKRLLVTMLLYDDGVAPEDLDVLARHLGYRSDLFRIALVLPGAEGISERDFRKIVRSNELHTDQDMTLFASRGSPVIFRAVSRDSCRTGGGKRSVTDYLAGLDEAHRRWGAPLPAWYAAGTVQTSLVAYRRSFHHALWVSGAGLAGRERYRFFADHAREYLFSLLPPEELRGITAPLREFCGADSLAAFRETFDALLAANMNIKEAAARLDVHRNTVMHRLERFQEHSGFAPLRSPQDRRLLELLYQGVL
- a CDS encoding LacI family DNA-binding transcriptional regulator encodes the protein MERKRLRSIGELAKLAGVSKSTVSRVLNNSPLIGEETSARIREIARQYDFKLNIPAQRLSLGSSRTIAFVMYPHQHTCFSVCDLFSMELMGGLSRGLFEYQYDMLLVQVDPDQSRWATHYLDTGKVDGFVVSTSLHKQRHAEELLGIGAPFVAWGRSGGRYCSVCGDDHRGGYIATSHLISIGRKRIGFIGGPPEEIEVKDRYQGYIDALNEAGLEPDPSLVWYGDFSDASGATGMDHILRQNRSVDAVFVNSDLMALSTIAYLRKHGVTVPQDVAVVGYDDLSVASRSNPALTTVSQNMSLAGKILARDLITFLHDRVVTESVVPVELVIRESA